From the genome of Caldisalinibacter kiritimatiensis:
AATGGTGAAGACTATTTCATTAACAGTAATGGACAATTAAGAAAAACAAATATAGATACTATGATTATATCAAGTAAAAATGTTTATAAAACCTTTCGAATATTAAGTAATTATTCAGTCTATGCATTTGAGGAAGAAATAAAAAATGGATTTATAACAATAAAAGGTGGACATAGAGTTGGAGTGAGTGGCAAGGCTGTGTATGGAAAAAATGGACTAGAGACTATAAAAAAAATATCATCTTTAAATATAAGAGTAGCAAGAGAAATAAAAGGTGTATCTAAAAAAGTTATTCCATACATTATAAAACAGAATAATAGAATATATAATACTTTAATAGTTTCACCACCACAATGTGGTAAAACCACTTTATTAAGAGATATAGTCAGAAATATAAGTAATGGAATTTCAAAAGACAATTTTTATGGTGTAAAAGTAGGAATAGTGGATGAAAGGTCAGAAATAGCTAATATGTATAATGGAGAGCCTCAGAATGATGTAGGAGTTAGGACTGATGTATTAGATGGTTGTCGTAAGTATGACGGTATTCTAATGTTAATCAGAGCTATGTCACCTAATGTAATAGCAACAGATGAAATAGGGGATGAAAATGACATAAAAGCTATTCATGAAGCACT
Proteins encoded in this window:
- the spoIIIAA gene encoding stage III sporulation protein AA, translating into MQTHNNREILKKVKKYKKLDDILTYLDPEVANVISKIPDRYKNQVEEIRMRIGKPLMIFLNGEDYFINSNGQLRKTNIDTMIISSKNVYKTFRILSNYSVYAFEEEIKNGFITIKGGHRVGVSGKAVYGKNGLETIKKISSLNIRVAREIKGVSKKVIPYIIKQNNRIYNTLIVSPPQCGKTTLLRDIVRNISNGISKDNFYGVKVGIVDERSEIANMYNGEPQNDVGVRTDVLDGCRKYDGILMLIRAMSPNVIATDEIGDENDIKAIHEALKAGVNIIATIHGENVDDIKTKPIMKKIINEKVFERIIVLDNSKGVGTIKDIIDGSKYNSLLNKGI